In Helianthus annuus cultivar XRQ/B chromosome 3, HanXRQr2.0-SUNRISE, whole genome shotgun sequence, a single window of DNA contains:
- the LOC110928944 gene encoding uncharacterized protein LOC110928944 translates to MAKGIRGRRRIASRSRHYRTTPYPMLTCGPNSANEKTTVKPMKDWEDITCSVCMEYPHNAVLLLCSSHDKGCRPYMCGTSSRYSNCLDQYKNAYIKVASPQHSQSLQTNGSHGFDQMSGWPIEKCGDLTQLACPLCRGQVKGWTVVESAREYFNSKKRSCMHDKCSFVGVYKELKKHVRSEHLSVNPREVDPDQEQKWRRLERDRERDDVISTITSSMPGSMVFGDYVIEGNPYTDNEAGFDTGGLEMGMDSNLVNVLLLLHAFGPGGNTGGFGGIRRRDHDDDGNSNDDGDDNNGMSLVNRLRRQAERRRRNRTRVFTRGQT, encoded by the coding sequence ATGGCAAAAGGCATCAGAGGAAGACGTAGGATTGCTTCACGATCACGACACTACAGAACAACCCCGTATCCAATGCTGACTTGTGGACCCAACAGCGCGAATGAGAAAACAACCGTCAAGCCCATGAAAGATTGGGAAGACATTACCTGTTCTGTATGCATGGAATATCCTCATAATGCTGTTCTTCTTCTATGTTCTTCTCATGATAAAGGCTGCCGTCCGTATATGTGTGGGACCAGCTCTCGCTACTCCAATTGCCTTGACCAATACAAAAACGCCTACATAAAAGTAGCCTCACCACAACATTCCCAATCTCTGCAAACAAATGGCAGCCATGGGTTTGACCAGATGTCGGGTTGGCCCATTGAGAAATGTGGAGACCTGACCCAGCTCGCGTGCCCGCTTTGCAGAGGTCAAGTCAAAGGGTGGACTGTGGTGGAGTCGGCCCGCGAATATTTCAACTCAAAAAAAAGAAGCTGCATGCATGATAAGTGTTCTTTTGTCGGAGTATACAAAGAGTTGAAGAAACACGTGCGATCAGAGCATCTCTCGGTTAACCCGCGTGAAGTGGACCCGGATCAAGAACAGAAATGGAGACGGCTTGAACGGGACCGAGAGCGTGATGATGTCATCAGCACCATCACGTCCTCCATGCCCGGTTCAATGGTCTTCGGTGACTATGTCATTGAAGGGAACCCATACACCGACAACGAGGCGGGTTTTGATACGGGTGGTTTAGAAATGGGTATGGATAGTAACTTGGTCAACGTGCTTTTATTGCTTCACGCATTTGGCCCAGGTGGAAACACTGGCGGTTTTGGAGGGATTAGAAGGCGGGATCATGATGATGATGGGAATAGTAACGATGATGGCGATGATAACAACGGGATGTCACTGGTTAACCGTTTGCGGCGCCAGGCGGAAAGGCGAAGGCGGAACCGGACCCGGGTGTTCACCAGAGGTCAAACGTAG